In a single window of the Luteibacter rhizovicinus DSM 16549 genome:
- a CDS encoding DUF3617 domain-containing protein, with protein sequence MMKLSLHRWAAFAACALAMTAVTPVHADPGDFGAMPGLWKILLRHVTNGKAGAPEVHWHCVDEGADPWTTFAAWTPAEGDCTATDKQRHTTSLAWKLTCKLAPSASAHVDFDSAKHYTGSVTAEGRGEVTQVEGNRYAACTSPQD encoded by the coding sequence ATGATGAAGCTTTCCCTGCACCGATGGGCCGCCTTCGCCGCGTGTGCGCTGGCCATGACGGCAGTCACACCTGTCCACGCCGATCCCGGTGACTTCGGCGCCATGCCCGGACTGTGGAAGATCCTGCTGCGGCACGTGACCAACGGCAAGGCAGGTGCACCGGAAGTGCATTGGCATTGCGTGGATGAAGGCGCGGATCCCTGGACCACGTTCGCCGCGTGGACACCGGCCGAGGGCGATTGCACCGCCACGGACAAGCAACGCCACACTACGTCGCTGGCGTGGAAGCTCACCTGCAAGTTGGCCCCGTCGGCGTCGGCGCACGTGGATTTCGACAGCGCCAAGCACTACACAGGGAGCGTCACGGCCGAAGGCCGCGGCGAGGTTACGCAGGTGGAGGGCAACCGGTATGCTGCCTGTACGAGTCCGCAAGATTAA